From the Alkalibacter saccharofermentans DSM 14828 genome, the window ACAGTGGGTGGTGGTTTTCTTGGGATCTGGGAGGATTGGTATGTCAAGACTGCTCAAAGAGCAATAGGCAAAAAAGCAAAATTACAGATGAAGATGCAGAGTTTCTTCGTTATCTTCAAGACACGCCTATATCCGGACTGAAAAAAACAGGTTTGTACCCCAAGGAATTGATGCACCTTGCGGTGATACTGAACAAGACTTTGGAATGCCATACAGGAAAACGCAACAGATCTTTTGAATTTCTATTAAATAACAATTGACAAAGGCAAGTGAAATTTGTTAAGTTATTTATTGAATATCTATATTTGTGCAATGATGAAGAAGAGTAGGATGCTGACATATGCAAAGCGAGGAAAGGACGGTGCAAGCTTTCCCATATGGGCTTTTGAATGGAACTTTTGAGCACATCTTTGAAAAAGAAGGGCATTTAGTATGTGCCAATTAGGGTGGAACCGCGGTAAATATCGTCCCTTGCTTATTTTAAGCAGGGGATTTTTATTTTATAAAAATAATTTAAATGGAGGATAAAAATGAATAAGGAACTTAACATGAATGAAATCGTAAGTATTTGCAAAATGAGGGGAATAATCTATCCAGGCTCGGAAATCTATGGAGGTCTTGCAAACAGCTGGGATTATGGGCCGATAGGAGTAGAGCTTAAAAACAACATAAAGAAAGTTTGGTGGAAAAAATTCGTGCAGGAGTCCCCATACAACGTAGGCATAGATTCTGCGATTCTGATGAATCCTAAGACATGGGAAGCTTCAGGCCATGTGGGTGGATTTAACGATCCGTTGATGGATTGTAAAAAGTGCAAAACAAGGTATAGGGCAGACAAACTTATCGAAGACTATTCCTTCAACAAAAACGAAGATATCGTCGTAGATGGATGGGATAATCAAAAGATGCTGGATTTCATCAATCAGCATGAAATCAAATGTCCGAACTGCGGATCATTCGACTACACGGATATAAGACAGTTCAATCTTATGTTCAAGACATTCCAGGGAGTGACGGAAGACAGCGCCAATGAGATCTTCTTAAGACCGGAAACAGCTCAAGGCATTTTTGTCAACTTTGCCAATATTCAAAGATCTTCAAGAAAAAAAATACCTTTTGGAATTGCCCAGATAGGAAAGTCTTTTAGAAACGAGATAACACCGGGTAACTTTATATTCAGAACCAGAGAATTTGAGCAAATGGAACTTGAGTTTTTCTGCAAGCCTGGAGAAGATTTGGAATGGTTTGGATACTGGAAGGAATTCTGTAAAAATTGGATTCTTGACCTAGGAATCAAAGAAGAGAATCTGAGGCTGCGGGATCACTCGGATGATGAGCTTTCCCACTACAGCAACGCTACGACAGACTTTGAATTCAAGTTTCCCTTTGGATGGGGAGAGCTTTGGGGAATAGCCGACAGAACTGATTTTGACCTTAAGCAGCATCAAAGCCACAGTGGAAAAGATCTCAAATATACTGATCCGATAACGAATGAAAAATATGTGCCTTACTGCATAGAGCCTTCTTTAGGAGTAGATAGGGTTCTTCTGGCTTTCTTGTGCAATGGATTTGAAAAAGAGCAAATAGACGAAAAGGATTCGAGGACGGTACTGAAATTGCATCCCGCATTGGCTCCTTTCAAATGCGCCGTTTTGCCTCTTACAAAGAAGCTCAAAGACAAAGCTCTTGAAGTTTACGGGACTTTGGCTAAGAACTTTATGGTAGACTACGATGAAGCGGGAAGCATCGGCAAGCGCTACAGAAGACAAGACGAGATCGGCACCCCATACTGTATCACAATCGACTTTGATACCCTTGAAGACGGTACTGTTACAGTAAGGGATAGAGATACAATGGAGCAGGTCAGGATTAGTGTTGATGAGCTTGTCAAACATATTAGCGACAATATTGTATACTAAGTACAAAAAATATACAAAAAAAGTATTAATGTTACACAGATAATATGTTATACTTTATTCATAATGAGGTGTATTAATAGAACACATATAACCTTGGGAGGTGGCCATCATACAATTATCAAAGAGACAAATGGAAATTTTGGATATTGTTAAAGAAAATCAGCCAATTACTAGTGAGCACATTGCTGATAGAATAAATTTGACCCGGGCAACCCTGAGGCCAGATTTAACAATATTGACGATGATGGGAATCTTGGAAGCCAGGCCCAAGGTTGGGTACTATTATTCCGGCAAGTCTTTAATCAGCGTAATGGGAAGTTTCATAAAGAATATTAGCGTGATGGACGTCAAAAGTATACCCGTTGTGGTATCAGAGGATACAACTGTTTATGATGCAATAGTCACGATGTTTCTGGAGGATACTGGAAACATTTATGTTCAAAACAAAGGTTACCTATCCGGGGTGGTTTCAAGAAAAGACTTCATTAA encodes:
- a CDS encoding helix-turn-helix transcriptional regulator; protein product: MAIIQLSKRQMEILDIVKENQPITSEHIADRINLTRATLRPDLTILTMMGILEARPKVGYYYSGKSLISVMGSFIKNISVMDVKSIPVVVSEDTTVYDAIVTMFLEDTGNIYVQNKGYLSGVVSRKDFIKITLGNHDIKTLPVAMIMTRMPNIVYCEPGESIFDAAVKIIDHQVDSLPVVEKVNDNDGSEKLKVIGKISKTTITKMMVKIGND
- a CDS encoding glycine--tRNA ligase, which translates into the protein MNKELNMNEIVSICKMRGIIYPGSEIYGGLANSWDYGPIGVELKNNIKKVWWKKFVQESPYNVGIDSAILMNPKTWEASGHVGGFNDPLMDCKKCKTRYRADKLIEDYSFNKNEDIVVDGWDNQKMLDFINQHEIKCPNCGSFDYTDIRQFNLMFKTFQGVTEDSANEIFLRPETAQGIFVNFANIQRSSRKKIPFGIAQIGKSFRNEITPGNFIFRTREFEQMELEFFCKPGEDLEWFGYWKEFCKNWILDLGIKEENLRLRDHSDDELSHYSNATTDFEFKFPFGWGELWGIADRTDFDLKQHQSHSGKDLKYTDPITNEKYVPYCIEPSLGVDRVLLAFLCNGFEKEQIDEKDSRTVLKLHPALAPFKCAVLPLTKKLKDKALEVYGTLAKNFMVDYDEAGSIGKRYRRQDEIGTPYCITIDFDTLEDGTVTVRDRDTMEQVRISVDELVKHISDNIVY